From the Pseudomonas syringae KCTC 12500 genome, the window CCTTTGCCATCGCCGCCGGCGATCAGCACCAGCTTGCCGTCGATATCCGAGCCCAGCCCTTCGATGGCCGCCAGTGCGGCGCCCACGTTGGTGGCTTTGGAATCGTTGTAGTAATGAACGCCATCGTGCTCGCGCAGCCACTGGCAGCGATGCTCAAGGCCGGTGAATTCACGCAGGCTGGCGAGCATGGCGTCGAACGGCAGGCCGACTGCATGCCCAAGCGCCAAGGCGGCGAGCGCGTTGGCCTGATTGTGTGCACCGCGCACTTTCAGCTCACGCACCGGCATGAGGTTTTCAAACTGGAAAGCCAGGTACTTTTCGCCGTTCTCTTCACGCAGGCCGAAACCATGGAAGTCGGGCTTGTTGAGGCCGAATGTCCAGCACGGCAGGCCTTCGCCAATCAGCGGACGGGACAGCGCATCCTGACGATTGACCACCACTTGCCGCGCGCCACGGAAAATCCGGTGCTTGGCCAGGTGGTAAGCAGGCAGACCGTTGTAGCGGTCCATGTGGTCTTCGCTGATATTCAGCACGGTCGCCACTTCAGCATTGAGCTGGTCGGTGGTTTCGAGCTGAAAGCTGGAAAGCTCCATCACGTACAGCTCGACCTCGTCGCTGAGCAGGTCCAGCGCCGGAGTGCCGAGATTGCCGCCCACCGCCACACGCTTTCCAGCGGCAGCGGCCATCTCACCGACCAGCGTGGTCACGGTGCTTTTCGCATTCGAGCCGGTAATGGCAATCACCGGCGCCTTCGCGTAACGCGCGAACAGTTCAATGTCGCCCGACAGTTTGACGCCACGTGCGTGAGCCTGCTGCAGGGCCGGGGTTGCCAGGGCCAGACCGGGGCTGACATACAGCTCATCGGCACGGCAGAGGAAATCCACGTCCAGCTCGCCACAACGCACTTCCACCTGCGGATAGTCGCGACGCAAGGTCGCCAGCTCAGGAGGATTCTCCCGCGTGTCGGCCACGGCAAAGGACACGCCCTGGTTCGCCAGGAAGCGAACCAGGGACATGCCGCTTTTGCCTAGACCCACGACAATGCGGAAGCGGTCGGAAACGATCAGGGACACTCGTTCTACCTCAGTTTCAGCGTGGCAAGGCCAATGAGCACCAGGATCACGGTGATGATCCAGAAACGGACGATCACACGTGGCTCGGGCCAGCCTTTGAGTTCAAAGTGGTGGTGGATCGGCGCCATGCGGAATACGCGGCGGCCGGTAAGTTTGAAAGACGCAACCTGAATGACCACTGAAAGGGTTTCCATCACGAACACGCCGCCCATGATGAACAAGACCATTTCCTGACGAACGATCACCGCCATGGTGCCCAGCGCCGCGCCGAGTGCCAGCGCACCGACGTCGCCCATGAACACCTGCGCCGGATACGTGTTGAACCACAGGAACCCGAGCCCGGCACCAATCAGAGCGCCTGAGAACACAATCAGCTCGCCCGCCCCCGGTACGTAGGGAATCAGCAGGTATTCAGCAAATTTCACGTTACCCGACAGATAGCAGAAGATGCCCAGGGCACCGCCCACCATCACCGTCGGCATGATCGCCAGACCGTCCAGCCCGTCAGTCAGGTTGACTGCGTTGCTGGAGCCGACGATCACGAAATAGGTCAGCACGATGAAACCGATACCCAGCGGGATGCGCACATCCTTGAGCATCGGCACGATCAGCGTGGTTTCAGTCGCCGACGGCGCAGTCGTATAAAGGAAGATCGCGGCACAGAGGCCGAACACCGACTGCCAGAAATACTTCCAGCGACTCGGCAGGCCACGCGAATTCTTTTCGATCACCTTGCGGTAGTCATCGACCCAGCCGATGGCGCCGAACAGGAAGGTCACCAGCAACACAACCCACACGTAACGGTTGCTCAGGTCAGCCCACAGCAGCGTACTGATACCGATGGACGAGAGGATCAACGCGCCGCCCATGGTCGGCGTACCCGACTTGGAGAGGTGCGACTGTGGACCATCGTTACGCACGGACTGACCGATCTGACGCATCTGCAGGGTACGGATCATCCACGGCCCGAGGCACAGCGACAGCGTCAGTGCAGTGAGCACGCCAAGGATCCCGCGCAATGACAGGTACTGAAAGACCGCGAAGCCTTTGTAGAACTGTTGTAAAAACTCGGCCAACAGCAGCAGCATTAATGTTTCTCCAGGCTAGAACCGCACAAGGCAGCCACGACGTGTTCCATCGCAGCGCTACGCGAGCCCTTGATCAGTAAAGTGGTATCAGGGTCCTGCTCGGCGCCCAGCGCCGCAATCAGTTCAGCCTGACTGGCAAAGTGGTAAGCGTGCTCGCCGAAGGCGCTGACAGCGTGAGTCATCAGCGGGCCGACGGCATACAGCGCCGACACCTTGCCAGCGGCATAGGCACCGACTTCGCGATGCCCCTGCTCGGCCCAGTCGCCCAGCTCGCCGATATCACCCAGAACCAGTACGGTACGACCGGTGAAGCCGGTCAGGATGTCGACAGCCGCGTTGATCGAGGCAGGATTGGCGTTGTAGGTGTCATCGATGACGCGCGTGCCATTGCTGGCGATTTGCGCCACGGCACGCCCCTTGACCGGCTGCACGTTGTTCAGTCCGGTGACGATCCCTTCCAGCGGCACGCCCATTGCGCAGCCGGCAGCCGCAGCGGCCAGGGCATTGGACACATTGTGCGTGCCGAGCAGGTTCAACTGAACGCGGGCAGTGCCGAGCGGGCTGTTGAGGGTGAAAGCCGGGCAACCCCGCGCATCACGGCTAAGCTCGCTGGCGTACACATCCGCCGCAGAGTCGGTCAGTGCGAAGGTCAGGACATTGCGATTGCCAGCGCGCTTGCGCCAGATCGGGAAGGCCTTGTCTTCCAGGTTCAAGACTGCCGTACCACCCGCGTCGAGACCTTCCAGAATCTCGCCCTTGGCTTCGACAATGCGGTCCGGGCCGCCAAACTCGCCAACATGGGCGGTTCCGGCGTTGGTGATCATGGCGACGTGCGGCTTGGCGAGGCTCACGGTGTAGGCAATCTCGCCAACCCGCGACGCACCCAGTTCGATCACCGCCGAGGTGTATTCGGGTGCCAGTTCCAGCAGCGTCAGTGGAACGCCCAATTCGTTGTTCAGGTTGCCTCGGGTCGCGAGCACAGGCCCGCGCGTGCGCAGGATGCTCGCGAGCATTTCCTTGACCGTGGTTTTGCCACTCGACCCGGTGACGGCAGCAACCGGCCGGTCGACGAACGCATTGCGATTCATGGCACCCAGTTGGGCAAGTGCCTTGCGGGTATCCAGCACGACCAGTTGCGGCAGGGCGGCGCCCTGCACTTCGCGCTCGACCAGAGCACCGACCGCACCTTTGGCAGCCACTTGATCGAGGTATTCATGACCGTCGAAACGCGGACCGGTCAAGGCCACGAACAGCTGGCCAGGCTCGATGCCCCGGCTGTCGGTGCTGACGCCAGCAAAGCTGCAGTCGCCGCCGACCAGACGGGCGTCGAGTGGCACAACCAGTTCGCTGAAGGTCATTGGCTTAAGCATTCGCAGGCTCCCATACAGCAAGCGCGCTGGCGGCTTCTTGCAGGTCGGAGAACGGCTGCCGCTGACCGTTGATTTCCTGGTAGTCCTCGTGGCCCTTGCCGGCAAGCACCACGACGTCATCGGCATTGGCGCTGGCAATCAGTTCGGCAATGGCCTGACCGCGACCTTCGATGAAACGCACCTTGTCCGCAGCAACGAAGCCAGGGCGTATATCGTCAAAAATACTGACAGGCGATTCGGAGCGCGGATTGTCATCAGTGACCCATACGCCGTCGGCCAGACGCTCGACCACTTCAGCCATCAGCGGACGCTTGCCACGGTCACGATCACCGCCGCAGCCGAACAGGCACAACAAGCGGCCCTTGGCGTGCGGGCGCAGTGCTTCGAGTACTTTTTCCAGCGCGTCCGGGGTGTGCGCGTAATCCACGACGACCAGGGGCTTGTCGGCACCACCCAGACGCTGCATGCGTCCGACCGGGCCTTCGAGTTTCGGCAGCGCCTTGAGAATTTCGTCCAGCGCGTAATCCAGGCCCAGCAACGCACCGACCGCAGCCAGCACATTGCTCAGGTTGAAACGGCCCAGCAGGCTGCTGCGCAGGAAGTGTTGGCCCTGAGGCGTGACCAGCGTGGCACGCACGCCATCGTCATCGAACTTCGCATCGCGGCAATACAGGTAGGCCGTGCTGTCCAGCTGGCTGTAGGTGATCAGGCGCGACTCTTGTTTGACAGCGGCCAGTTCACGACCGAAATCGTCATCCAGGTTGATCACCCGGCATTTCAGATCAGGCCATGCGAACAGCTTCGCCTTGGCGGCAGCGTAGGCCTCCATGGTGCCGTGGTAATCCAGATGGTCGCGGGACAGATTGGTCAGCACCGCCACATCAAAGGCCAGAGCCGCAGCGCGTCCCTGATCAAGACCGTGGGAGGAGACTTCCATCGCCACTGCGCGCGCGCCGGCCTGTCTCAGGTCGGTCAGCGTCGCCTGCACAGCAATCGGATCAGGCGTGGTGTGGCGGCCGCTTTGCAGCGAACCGTAGAAACCGGTGCCCAGTGTACCGACGATCCCGCAGCGTTGGCCGAGGGCATCAAGCGCCTGAGCCACCAACTGGGTCACGCTGGTCTTGCCGTTGGTGCCGGTAACACCCACCAGATTCAGACTGCGGCTCGAATCGCCATAGAAGCGACCAGCGATCGCGGACAACTGCGCGGCGAGCCCTTTTACCGGAATCAGCGGCACGTCAGTGATCGGCAGAACGATCGACCCTTCGACTTCATAGGCTACGGCAGCTGCGCCACGCTTGAGCGCGTCGGCGATGTGCGCGCGGCCATCGACATTGATGCCCGGCACTGCCAGAAACAGGTCGCCCGGACGCACATTGCGGCTGTCGAGAGTCAACTCGCGAATCAGCGCATCGCGGTCGGTGTGAGCGAAAAGCTTGCTCAGATTAAAGGCCATCAACCACGCCCTCCTTTGGCTGCCGGTGCGGCGTTGACTTGTTCAGGCGGCGCAAGGTTGTCCGGCGTCACGTTCATCAGACGCAACGTGCCAGACATGACCTTGCTGAATACCGGGGCCGAAACCAGGCCACCGTAGTAACCACCCTTGCTCGGTTCGTCGATGACAACCACGATGGCATAGCGCGGGTTACTCATCGGGCCGAAACCGGCGAACAGCGAGCGATAGGAGTTTTCCGCGTAGCCCTTGGTGCCGATGGACGTCTTGCGCGCCGTACCACTCTTGCCGCCGACGTGATAGGACGGCACACGGGCGCGATAGACGCCGCGCGGGTCCTCGATAACCTGCTGCAACATGCCCTGCAGAGTCTTCGCGGTTTTCTCCGGAATGGCCTGGGTCGATTCCGGCTCTTTATCTGTTTTGAGGATGGTCAACGGCACGATGCGGCCGTTGTTGGCCAGCGCACCGTAGGCATGCACCAGCTGCAAGGCAGTGACCGACAGACCGTAGCCATAGGACAGCGTGGCGGTTTCGGCCTTGCGCCATTCGCGGTAGTTGGGCAGGTTGCCGACGCGCTCGCCAGGGAAGCCGAGGCCGGTGTACTGACCGAACCCGACGCGCTGCATGGCACGGAAGATCGCCTCACCGCCCACATCGAACGCGACCTTGCTCATGCCGACGTTACTGGAGTTGATCAGAATGCCGGTCAGATCGAGGATCGGGCCTTCGGTCTTGGTCACGTCACGAATCGTGTATTTGCCGATCTGCAGGGTGCCCGGATAAACCTCGACCTTGTCGGTCGGCTTCCAGCGGCCACTGTCCAGCGCTGCGGTCATGGAGATAGGCTTCATGGTCGAACCGGGTTCGAACACGTCGATGATCGCCCGGTTGCGCATGGCGGCAGGCACCATGGTGCGTCGGTTGTTCGGGTTGTAGGTCGGCTGATTGACCATCGCCAGCACCTCACCGGTCTTGACGTCCATGATCACCATGCTGCCGGCCTTGGCCTCGTTCTCGACGATGGCATTGCGCAGTTCACGGGTGGCCAGGTACTGCAGGCGCAGGTCAATAGACAAAGCCAAGGTCTTTCCGGCCTTGGCATTCTTGGTCACCTGAACATCCTTGATCAGTCGGCCACGCCGGTCCTTGATGACCTGACGCTTGCCGGGCACTCCGGCGAGCCAGTCGTCATACGCCAGCTCGACGCCTTCCCGGCCATGGTCGTCAAGGTCGGTAAAGCCGACCATGTGTGCAGTAACATCGCCAGCAGGATAAAAGCGGCGGAACTCTTCGATGCCGTAGACACCGGGCACTTTCAGGTCGATGACCGACTGACCCTGCTCTGGCGTCAGGCCACGCACCAGGTAGATGAATTCTTTGTTCGCCTGCGAGTCCAGGCGCTCGGTCAATGCCTTTAGATCCTGACCCAGGGCGGCGGCCAGCATCGGCCACTTGGACTTGTCCTGCTGCATTTCACGCGGGTTGGCCCACAGCGTGGTCACCGGCGTACTGACGGCCAGCGGCTCGCCGTTACGGTCGGTGATCAGGCCACGGTGCGCCGGAATAGGAATATGCCGAAGGCTACGTGCATCGCCCTGTTCCTTGAGAAAGGTATGGTCGATGACCTGCAGGTCGACGATGCGCCAGCAAATGGCGAGCACGAGGGACACCAGCAGCCCTACGACTACGCGAAAACGCCACGGATAAAGAGCGCCATCGAGCTTCATCATGGCGCCACCATGCGTACTTCGGCAGCGCTCGGGATGCGCATCTTCAGCTGTTCGGTGGCCAGAGTCTCGATACGGCTGTGTGCAGTCCAGGTGCTCTGCTCAAGAATCAGCCGCCCCCACTCTGCCTGCGCCTTGTCGCGCACGCTCATTTCCGAATACAGCGAGTTGAGCAGTTGACGATTCCAATGTGCACTATAGGAAACGCCAATCGCCGAAATCAGGACGGCAATGAACAGCAGCAGCATAATGAAACTGCCGCCGGGCAGAGGCTTCAGAAACAGACGGCTCACCTGAGCTTCTCCGCTACACGCATGACAGCACTGCGCGAGCGCGGGTTTGCTTTGGTTTCTACATCTGAGGCGAACTGGGCCTTGCCGTGAATTTTGATTTTCGGTTCGAACGGTTTGTACTGAATCGGCAGATTGCGCGGCATGTTATCGGCTTCGCCCTTGGCGAGCTTGCGCATGAACAGCTTGACGATGCGGTCTTCCAGCGAGTGAAAGCTGATGACGACCAGGCGGCCGCCCACTTCCAGCGCATCCAGTGCCGCTTCGAGGCCGGCTTCCAGATCGCCCAATTCGTTGTTTACGTGAATACGCAGGCCCTGAAAGGCACGCGTTGCAGGATTCTTGCCCTTTTCCCAGGCAGGGTTGGCAACCTTGAGCACTTCTGCCAGATCGGCTGTGCGCTCGAAAGGCTGGACTTCGCGACGCGCGACGACCGCGTTGGCCATCCGCTTGGCAAATCGCTCTTCGCCGTATTCCTTGAAGACGCGGGCAATTTCTTCAGCCGGTGCAGTCGCGATGAACTCGGCAGCGCTTACACCACGGGTAGGGTCCATGCGCATGTCCAGAGGACCGTCGTTCATGAAGCTGAAACCGCGCTCGGGATCATCCAGCTGCGGGGACGACACACCCAGATCCAGCAGAATGCCACTGACCTTGCCCGCCAAACCGCGTTCCTGGGTCTCGGATCCCAATTCGGCAAAGCTGCGCTGCACAATGACAAAGCGGCCGTCTTCGGCCGCTAGCGCTTGCCCGGTGGCAATCGCTTGAGGGTCCTTGTCGAATCCCAGAAGCCGACCATCTGGGCCCAGCTGGCTGAGTATCAGACGACTATGCCCGCCACGTCCGAACGTGCCGTCCAGATAGCAGCCATCGGCGCGCACCGCGAGAGCCTCCACGGCTTCTTCGAGCAGCACGGTGATGTGGGTAAAGCCGCTATTCATAGTCACAGGATCAAATCACGTAATTCGTCGGGCATCGCGCCAGGTTTTTGAATGGCAGCCAGGTCAGCATCAGCAAGAGCATTCCAGGCGTCCTCGTCCCACAGTTGAAACTTGTTCAGCTGGCCCACCAGCATTACGCGCTTATCCAGCTTCGCGTACTCGCGTAGGCGCGGCGGTACCAGAAAACGCCCACTCCCGTCGAGTTCCAGATCGACAGCATTACCAATCAGAAGCCTTTGCAGACGGCGGTTCTCTTCACGAAAGGTCGCCAGATCACGAAGTTTTGCTTCTATCAGCTCCCATTCGGAAAGCGGGTAAAGGCAAAGGCATGGATCAACGGCATCGATGGTCACGATAAGTTGGCCGGCGCTACGCGAATCCAACTCGTCACGGTACCGGCTCGGCATAGCGAGACGGCCCTTGGCATCGAGATTGATCGCATTGGCACCACGGAACACAGGCGCATTCTCCGAATATTAGCTTTTTGCGCTAAAAAAACCCACTTCGTGCCACTTTCTGCCACTTGCGCACACTATAGGAACGCGGCCACCACACCGTCAAGGCACGGTCTTAAGGAAAACCCTTACATTTCGGAGATTTAGGAGAGGTATTGGGGATAAAAGGGTAATTCTGAGAAGGATCCGACGGATAAATCCCACACAGCTCAAATCGTTGCGATTCAAAGTTAATGTGATTTATGAGCTGTAAGATTTTTTTGGTATTACGGAGGGGTTTTGCTGCTTGAAACGAAGGGGAAGAAAAAAGGTGGAGAGTCGATCTGTAAGCCGGGTTCTGTCGAGAACAGTCATTCCTCTACGACGGCCATCACTGGACGCCTTTAGCAACCTACCCGGTTCCAGCGCGGGCCACGCCTAGGAACCCTATTTGGTCTTGCTCCGAGTGGGGTTTACCTTGCCACGAACTGTTACCAGACGTGCGGTGCGCTCTTACCGCACCTTTTCACCCTTACCGGCACCGAAGTGCTTAGGCGGTTATTTTCTGTGGCACTTTCCGTAGGCTCACGCCTCCCAGGCGTTACCTGGCACTCCGCCCTATGGAGCCCGGACTTTCCTCCCCCCCTTGTTGCGGAACAACAAGAGGCAGCGACTGTCCAATCGACTCTCCGCCGACAAGGTTAGCGGCACACGCCAACAAGAACAAGCTTTAATAGCATGCGTGTCCCCCTTACCCCTTTCAAAAGCAGGCCGTTACTCCTTCTGCTTCTCCAGCGCCACCTGATACAGCAGGTTCTTGCGCACGCCGGTTATTTCGGCAGCCAGTGCCGCGGCACGCTTGAGCGGCATCTCTGCAAGCAACAGATCCAGCACCCGCCGAGCCTCCTCACCAATGACGTCCTCGTCATGCGGCGGCGTCCAGCCAGCCACCAGCACCACGCACTCGCCACGCTGCTGATTAATGTCGGATTCGACAAATGCCCGCAGCTCACCCAAAGGCAGACCCTTGAGGGTTTCGAAAGTTTTGGTTATTTCACGCGCCAGCAACGCCTGACGATCAGCACCGAAGACCAGCTCCATATCCTGCAGGCATTCCAGGATGCGGTGCGGCGCTTCATAGTAGATCAGCGTGCGCGGTTCTTCTTTGACACGCTCGAGCCTGGCCTTGCGACCCGCAGACTTGGCCGGAAGAAAACCCTCGAAAATGAATCGATCCGACGGCAGCCCGGCCGCAGACAAAGCCGCAATCAAGGCGCAAGCACCCGGCACCGGTACGACCTGCACACCTGCGGCACGCGCCTGGCGCACCAGGTGATAACCGGGATCGGAGATCAGTGGCGTGCCCGCATCGGAAATCAGTGCGACGTCATCACCGGCCAGCAGACGCGTGATGAAACGACTACCCTCATCACGTTCGTTATGTTCGTGACAGGCAGCCAATGGCGTGGAGATGCCGAAGTGTTGCATCAGACGTGCGGAATGACGCGTGTCTTCAGCTGCGATCAACGCGACGTCGCGCAACACCTTCAAGGCCCGCACACTCATGTCGTCCAGATTGCCGATAGGAGTCGCCACTACATAAAGCGAACCCGGAGTGGAATTCGAAACAACCGGAACAGTCAAAACGCAAACCTCGCAGGTTAAAACAGGTGCTTGGAAAAAATGCATTGTACAGGCTGCGGCCCGGCGGAACGGTTCGCGCGTCAGGATGCCGACAAAAAAGGAATGAAAACATGTTCAGACCCGAGCAAGAAACGCGGCGCACCTCGCCAATTGAACGATTTGGCCGCCAGATGACCTTAACGCGACTGATATCACGGCTTTAAATACCATCGACATCGCACCCCGGCCAGCGCTTGGGTACAATCCCCCGTTAATTCGCTCGAGTTTCAGGAACATACCAATGATCGCTTGTCTGCGGCTGCTCTCTGCCCTCTGCCTCGCTGCCCTCCTCGCAGCCTGTGCCAGCTCGCCCTCGTCCAGCCTTGGCGAGCTGCCTCGAACCCCTGATGCCAGCATCGAGCAATTGCTCGAGCAGGCCGCCAGCGCCAAAACACCCGAGCAGGCCGCAACGCTGCGCTTGAGTGCTGCCGATCTGGCCAGCCGCCAGAACGACGCAGGACGCGCTGCGCAGATCCTCGGACAGGTGCAAATCGATCAACTCAAGCCCGGCTTGCAGGTTTTCGCCAGCACACTGTCCGCTGAGCTGGCGATGGGCCGCAATCAGCCCAAGGCAGCGCTGACCGCGCTGAATCATCCAAGCATGCAACGCTTGGGCGAACTGTCGGTCGAGCAGCAGGTCCGCACTCACATGGTCAAGGCGCGCGCCCTGGAAGCCGATGGCCAGGCACTCGCAGCCGCCCATGAACGTGTTTACGCCGGCCCGCTGCTACAAGGCGCAGACGCCAGCGCCAACAATGACGCGATCTGGACACTGGTCTCCGCCCTGCCTGCCGAGCAACTGCAGAGCACAGCCACCGACGACATGGGCGGCTGGCTGAATCTGGCTCGCTCGATCAAGGGCGCAGGCACGCTCGAGCAGCAACAGACTGCCATCGACAACTGGAAAGCGCAGAACCCTAAACACCCTGCTGCACAGCAACTGCCAACCGCCCTCGCCCAGCTGCGCGCATTGACCAGCGAGCAGATTACCAAAATTGCCCTGCTGCTGCCGCAGGACGGTCAGTTGGCCGCAGTTGCCAAAGCGTTGCGCGAAGGCTTCATGGCCGCGCACTTCCAGGCTCAGCAAGCAGGCGAGAATCCTCCGGCCATCCAGGTCTTCGACAGCTCGCGAATCACCTCGATGGACGAGTTCTACCGTCAGGCTCAGGCCGCTGGTGTGCAACTGGTCGTCGGTCCGCTGGAAAAGAACCTCGTCAAACAGCTGAACAGCCGTCAGCAGTTGCCTATCACCACCCTGGCGCTGAACTACAGCGATACCAGCAATGAAGGCCCGGCGCAGTTGTATCAGTTCGGCCTGGCCGCAGAAGACGAAGCCCGCGAGGTTGCACGTCGCGCCTGGGCAGACGGCAAGCGCAGCGCCGTGGCGATGGTTCCGAAAGGCGAATGGGGCGACCGCGTGCTGGATGCCTTCCGCAAGAGCTGGCAGG encodes:
- a CDS encoding penicillin-binding protein activator, with the translated sequence MIACLRLLSALCLAALLAACASSPSSSLGELPRTPDASIEQLLEQAASAKTPEQAATLRLSAADLASRQNDAGRAAQILGQVQIDQLKPGLQVFASTLSAELAMGRNQPKAALTALNHPSMQRLGELSVEQQVRTHMVKARALEADGQALAAAHERVYAGPLLQGADASANNDAIWTLVSALPAEQLQSTATDDMGGWLNLARSIKGAGTLEQQQTAIDNWKAQNPKHPAAQQLPTALAQLRALTSEQITKIALLLPQDGQLAAVAKALREGFMAAHFQAQQAGENPPAIQVFDSSRITSMDEFYRQAQAAGVQLVVGPLEKNLVKQLNSRQQLPITTLALNYSDTSNEGPAQLYQFGLAAEDEAREVARRAWADGKRSAVAMVPKGEWGDRVLDAFRKSWQAKGGTLIAAEHVDQPVELAQQVADLFQLRNSEGRAQRLQSTAGTQVAAQPSRRQDIDFMFLAATPQQAQQIKPTMVFQYAGDVPVYATSHLFTNSNDHAQYMDLNGVRFCETPWLLNAEDPLRQQVTAQWPQAAGSLGRLYAMGIDAYRLAPRLAQLKAMPDSRIDGLSGSLSLNPGRRVERQLPWAEFVDGKIQRLPDTAP